TGTCCCTGAATAAATCAACTTCTTACTAAAACAAGGTACCTTCAATTCGACAGGTGCTGCCAGTGAACCCTCCTTGAAACTGCACCCTGAGCTCTGAGACTCTCACCGCCTGTGGGAATTCCAGAAGCACCCACTGGGTAGCAccctacacacacaaaaaagcaagATACTGCATTACAGCAAAATGCATTATACATGTCAGGGATGGGGAacaaagactcccattgcatagcagtttgatccattcctggtgtcACTAtgattaataagacacacccgagcttgttactTATAGACTGCGGCTAAtcaaactcgtagtaaaacctggaatgggtgaaaatgcaatgcagtacaggaatggaaataagattgCATGAAACTTAACAGGGCAGTGAAACCTGCCCAATATATTAACACCACGTGAAACCTGCCCactgattatatattatatatataacatcatgtGGTCACGGCTGTTTCTGTTGCCATCACTAACACAGTACACTTATTAAACTTATTAAACTTGGTAAGGTAGCAGTTTTCTCGCTTGCCTGATCCGAGTTCCAGCACGTTTCCTCATTGGAATCGAACATGTGCTTCTTCCCAAACTGCTTGACGTCTCTGTTTAGAACGGAACTCACcctaattccaaaaaaaaaaaaaacatacattacattACAGTGATAGAGAATGATACGGTATGGGAAAaattatatacactttaaaataaaacaatatttctttgtattttttaaatattttactcaTTTTAGTTAAGTGAATTACCCATTGGCTACTTGAGTGTTTAGCTTGACCCTCCGTTGTTTAAATCCATGTTAACCGGCGCTGGCAATTATAAGAAGCAATACTACGTTTTCTTCCCGTTTAAAATCattacacaacaaacaaaacacatgagaTTGCAGCCAGTCCACTAACCTGCTCACAGTCTCACTGCAAATCAAAGAAGCTGCCATTTTCTTCTTGCCGACAGTTTGGGTAATTTATCGTAAAGACAGTCCACCGGATGCTTTACGACACTAATGGCACATTACCAGAAAC
This Polyodon spathula isolate WHYD16114869_AA chromosome 27, ASM1765450v1, whole genome shotgun sequence DNA region includes the following protein-coding sequences:
- the LOC121301500 gene encoding nuclear receptor 2C2-associated protein — protein: MAASLICSETVSRVSSVLNRDVKQFGKKHMFDSNEETCWNSDQGATQWVLLEFPQAVRVSELRVQFQGGFTGSTCRIEGCQKDEAFTKLADFYPEDKNSLQSFPIHGDALVRRVKIVFENSTDFFGRVIVYTLDVLGDKV